In Rahnella variigena, one DNA window encodes the following:
- a CDS encoding phage tail assembly protein yields the protein MNPTDINDNTVILDVPLKRGEMEITEVQVTRPTAGSLRGIGLAALANADVDALITILPRITSPNLTKEECSRLELPDLIALAGKVIGFLSPKPVV from the coding sequence ATGAACCCGACTGACATTAATGACAATACCGTGATCCTCGATGTTCCGCTCAAACGCGGCGAAATGGAAATCACCGAAGTTCAGGTCACCAGACCCACTGCGGGCAGCTTACGCGGTATCGGTCTTGCGGCACTGGCGAACGCGGATGTGGACGCGCTGATCACCATTTTACCGCGCATCACCTCTCCGAACCTGACCAAAGAAGAGTGCTCGCGCCTGGAGCTGCCGGATCTGATTGCGCTCGCAGGCAAGGTGATTGGTTTTTTATCGCCGAAACCGGTGGTGTAA
- a CDS encoding GpE family phage tail protein: protein MDDLMADIAVIFHWPPSEMDGMSLTDLLNWRHKALQRSGVKTDE, encoded by the coding sequence GTGGATGACCTGATGGCAGATATCGCGGTGATATTTCACTGGCCGCCGTCTGAGATGGACGGCATGTCACTCACCGATCTGCTGAACTGGCGACATAAGGCACTGCAACGCAGCGGAGTAAAAACAGATGAGTAA
- a CDS encoding phage tail tape measure protein translates to MSNLEQLPHTLEKINQDLAAFRAETDKVRNNLLTLPGKTLFSVFSEDITDASLQFEKSLFAADSENETQAFSGLKKAVASQSAEKLRQQRPMQMEQRGLEIGQQYKNRELKIDQLKNISSSAFSFAQPKLALAQNFLKPGAALEAGLAEVQSVLGLKNGDPHVAALRQQSLSMAAAGHSPAEVVAKQQTLAKNGMNADQVLEQTPAALNGTTPAAQMAVIVKGDNLDGDITKLFATWDTIRINLFDGQTAALRELTQTATSWLGTINTWITDNPVLVNSLLGLALGITGIVGGMGALGMTIAPVLSGINMLMAGAGLLGTIFTGTGGVIATAFAAIGLPLLPVIALIAGIGIAVVKLWEPISAFVGGVIEGFSSVMGPITAAFTPFRTALGWVTDLFEPIKFSQDTLSGFTNIGKVVGEAIAEIFVTLNKAVSQIGEVFSWAKKGWDAIFGNDDAESQGIPAAPVESISPTGGTLSLYQPAKTSVANTLTDNRATTVNLSFTATPETDHNQIRTWIEDSINQQKWNDTNNLLSQYNNGGIYS, encoded by the coding sequence ATGAGTAATCTCGAACAGTTACCTCATACGCTGGAAAAAATAAATCAGGATCTGGCCGCCTTCAGGGCCGAAACTGACAAGGTCAGAAACAACCTGCTGACACTGCCCGGGAAGACGTTATTCAGCGTCTTCTCAGAAGATATCACTGACGCTTCCCTCCAGTTTGAAAAGTCGCTTTTCGCCGCGGACAGCGAAAACGAAACGCAGGCATTTTCCGGTCTGAAAAAAGCGGTGGCCAGCCAGTCGGCAGAAAAGCTGCGCCAGCAACGCCCGATGCAAATGGAACAACGAGGGCTGGAAATCGGGCAGCAATATAAAAATCGTGAACTGAAAATTGACCAGTTAAAAAATATTAGCTCGTCTGCCTTTTCCTTTGCACAACCGAAACTGGCGCTGGCACAAAACTTTCTTAAACCAGGTGCAGCTCTGGAAGCCGGACTGGCAGAAGTGCAGTCGGTTCTCGGTCTGAAAAATGGCGATCCGCATGTTGCCGCTTTACGGCAGCAAAGTCTGTCGATGGCGGCAGCCGGTCATTCACCGGCGGAAGTGGTCGCTAAACAGCAGACACTCGCTAAAAACGGAATGAATGCCGATCAGGTTCTGGAACAAACACCGGCAGCACTGAATGGCACAACGCCTGCGGCACAGATGGCGGTGATTGTGAAAGGCGACAACCTTGACGGTGATATCACTAAGCTTTTTGCCACCTGGGACACTATCCGTATCAACCTTTTCGACGGGCAAACTGCCGCCCTGCGAGAACTGACGCAAACGGCCACCAGCTGGCTGGGCACGATCAATACCTGGATCACTGATAATCCGGTGCTGGTGAATTCCCTGCTCGGTCTGGCATTAGGCATCACGGGCATTGTCGGCGGAATGGGTGCGCTCGGCATGACTATCGCGCCGGTACTGAGCGGTATCAATATGCTGATGGCAGGCGCCGGACTGCTTGGAACCATTTTTACCGGCACCGGCGGCGTTATTGCCACCGCCTTTGCCGCCATCGGACTTCCGCTGCTGCCCGTGATCGCGTTGATCGCCGGTATCGGTATCGCCGTAGTGAAACTTTGGGAGCCGATCAGTGCGTTTGTTGGCGGAGTGATTGAAGGATTTAGCTCGGTAATGGGACCAATAACTGCTGCGTTTACACCTTTCAGAACCGCGCTGGGATGGGTTACCGATTTGTTTGAACCGATAAAATTCAGTCAGGATACCCTGAGCGGCTTCACCAATATTGGCAAAGTGGTCGGGGAAGCAATTGCAGAGATTTTCGTCACGCTTAATAAAGCGGTTTCTCAAATAGGTGAAGTCTTCAGCTGGGCGAAAAAAGGTTGGGATGCGATTTTTGGCAATGACGATGCCGAAAGTCAGGGTATTCCGGCAGCGCCGGTGGAGAGCATTTCTCCGACGGGCGGCACGCTGAGCCTGTATCAGCCCGCTAAAACTTCCGTAGCGAATACCCTGACGGATAACCGGGCGACGACCGTGAACTTAAGCTTCACGGCCACACCGGAGACAGATCATAACCAGATCAGAACCTGGATTGAAGATTCAATAAACCAGCAGAAATGGAACGATACCAACAATCTTCTCAGCCAGTACAACAACGGAGGGATTTACTCATGA
- a CDS encoding phage tail protein: MMMSLGLFVFKLSTLPYQNTSRQVNYGWGTNARFGQRPVSQFLGLGEETVKITGQLLPEMTGGMRYLQVLQSMADSGRAWPLIEGSGTIYGMYVIKNIANDNAEFNSSGQARSINFTLNLTRVDESQAAMFGDLLTQAEGLYNKASSTISNFASGV; this comes from the coding sequence ATGATGATGTCGCTGGGTTTATTTGTATTTAAATTGAGCACGCTGCCTTATCAGAATACATCCCGTCAGGTGAATTATGGCTGGGGCACGAACGCGCGTTTCGGACAGCGTCCCGTTTCGCAATTTCTCGGATTGGGTGAGGAAACGGTAAAAATTACCGGGCAATTATTGCCTGAAATGACCGGCGGTATGCGCTATTTACAGGTACTACAGAGCATGGCCGACTCCGGCCGTGCATGGCCGTTGATTGAAGGCAGCGGCACGATTTATGGCATGTATGTCATCAAAAATATTGCCAATGACAATGCTGAGTTTAATTCCAGCGGCCAGGCGCGAAGTATTAATTTTACGCTCAACCTGACCCGCGTCGATGAGTCGCAGGCCGCCATGTTCGGTGATTTGCTGACTCAGGCCGAAGGTTTGTATAACAAAGCCAGCTCAACCATCAGCAATTTCGCAAGCGGAGTCTGA
- a CDS encoding contractile injection system protein, VgrG/Pvc8 family, which produces MLTDLQLPVGARIAPVFTLVIKNKVLEENISDRIISLSVTDNSGFTADTLNLTFDDSDGQLQMPVRGAVLHLHLGWSKQALYDCGYFTVDTVVYSGSPDRIVVTARSADFRGSFTTKLSQSYDDYTLGAIVRIISSRNKLDLPVIPQELDSIKIPHIDQTAETDSYFITRLAQSYGAQVTVKNGAILFFKAGTGRTASGQTIPWKTIVRSDGDNHNYQMMDKKAYTGVKAQWHDLQKATTSNVALKNSGEKSYTAGSGDNILQLSKIFPDEETARRAADAVFYQIQNDSASFSIRLALGRADLSAQTPVNVQGFKDVIDSQNWVIDSAVHEMNEKGFTTTLNLKPYVADITYLSSIS; this is translated from the coding sequence ATGCTTACTGATCTTCAGTTACCCGTGGGGGCGCGCATCGCGCCAGTGTTCACCCTGGTGATAAAAAATAAGGTGCTGGAAGAAAACATCTCGGATCGGATCATCAGTCTATCCGTCACGGATAACAGCGGTTTTACCGCGGACACCTTGAATTTAACCTTCGACGACAGCGACGGACAATTACAGATGCCTGTTCGCGGTGCCGTTTTGCATCTGCATCTGGGATGGTCGAAACAGGCGCTTTATGACTGCGGCTATTTCACGGTAGATACCGTGGTTTATTCAGGTTCACCAGACAGAATCGTAGTCACTGCCCGCAGCGCAGATTTCCGCGGTTCGTTTACCACCAAACTCAGCCAGTCTTATGACGATTACACGCTGGGCGCCATTGTGCGCATCATATCGAGCCGAAATAAATTGGATCTGCCGGTTATCCCTCAGGAACTCGATAGCATTAAGATCCCACATATCGACCAGACAGCTGAGACTGACAGCTACTTCATCACCCGTCTGGCACAAAGCTATGGTGCGCAGGTGACTGTCAAAAACGGCGCAATCTTGTTTTTTAAAGCTGGCACCGGCAGGACTGCTTCCGGGCAGACTATTCCCTGGAAAACAATTGTCCGCAGTGATGGCGATAATCACAACTATCAGATGATGGACAAGAAGGCTTACACAGGCGTGAAGGCACAGTGGCACGATCTCCAAAAGGCGACCACCAGCAATGTGGCGTTGAAAAACTCAGGAGAAAAGAGTTATACCGCAGGCTCAGGCGATAATATTCTGCAACTGTCTAAAATCTTTCCTGATGAAGAGACCGCAAGGCGCGCAGCAGATGCCGTGTTTTATCAGATTCAGAATGATTCTGCGTCTTTCAGCATCCGGCTGGCATTGGGACGCGCCGATCTCAGCGCACAAACGCCGGTGAATGTGCAGGGATTTAAAGACGTGATCGACAGCCAGAACTGGGTGATTGATTCTGCTGTACACGAGATGAATGAGAAAGGGTTCACGACCACATTAAACCTGAAACCGTATGTTGCAGATATCACTTACCTATCTTCAATATCATAA
- a CDS encoding ogr/Delta-like zinc finger family protein: MMHCPLCGKVAHTRSSRYLSESTKERYHQCQNIECSCTFATHESVARVISKPGTQPSAA, translated from the coding sequence ATGATGCATTGCCCGCTTTGTGGAAAAGTAGCCCATACACGTTCAAGCCGTTATCTGAGTGAATCAACGAAAGAACGCTATCATCAGTGTCAGAATATCGAATGCAGCTGCACCTTTGCCACGCACGAATCGGTCGCCCGGGTTATCTCAAAACCCGGTACCCAGCCATCCGCTGCATAG
- the rplS gene encoding 50S ribosomal protein L19, producing MSNIIKQIEQEQMKQDVPAFRPGDSLEIKVWVVEGSKKRLQAFEGVVIAIRNRGLHSAFTVRKISNGEGVERVFQTHSPVIDSITVKRRGAVRKAKLYYLRERTGKSARIKERLG from the coding sequence ATGAGCAATATCATTAAGCAAATCGAACAAGAGCAGATGAAGCAAGACGTACCTGCTTTCCGTCCAGGTGATTCCCTGGAAATTAAGGTATGGGTCGTTGAAGGTTCTAAAAAGCGTCTGCAGGCATTCGAGGGCGTGGTTATCGCTATTCGTAACCGCGGTCTGCACTCTGCATTCACTGTTCGCAAAATTTCTAACGGCGAAGGTGTTGAGCGTGTATTCCAGACTCACTCCCCAGTAATCGACAGCATTACTGTTAAACGTCGTGGTGCCGTTCGTAAAGCTAAACTGTACTACCTGCGTGAGCGTACTGGTAAGTCTGCACGTATCAAAGAACGTCTGGGCTAA
- the trmD gene encoding tRNA (guanosine(37)-N1)-methyltransferase TrmD → MWIGIISLFPEMFRAITDYGVTGRAVKNGLLSVNCWSPRDFAYDRHRTVDERPYGGGPGMLMMVQPLREAIHAAKAAAGEGVKVIYLSPQGRKLDQTGVCELAAHQKIILVCGRYEGIDERIIKTEIDEEWSIGDYVLSGGELPAMTLIDSVSRFIPGVLGRQASAEEDSFADGLLDCPHYTRPEVLEGMEVPPVLLSGNHADIRRWRLKQSLGRTWLRRPELLENLALTDEQEVLLREFQKEHRLSQQNYEGNAKA, encoded by the coding sequence ATGTGGATCGGTATAATTAGCCTGTTTCCTGAAATGTTCCGCGCAATTACGGATTACGGGGTAACTGGCCGGGCAGTTAAGAATGGCCTGTTGAGCGTAAATTGCTGGAGTCCTCGTGACTTCGCATACGATCGACATCGTACCGTGGATGAGCGCCCTTACGGCGGTGGTCCCGGAATGCTGATGATGGTGCAACCCTTACGGGAAGCGATTCATGCAGCAAAAGCAGCGGCAGGCGAAGGTGTGAAAGTGATTTATCTTTCACCTCAGGGTCGCAAACTGGATCAAACCGGTGTTTGCGAACTGGCGGCTCATCAGAAAATCATTCTGGTTTGTGGCCGTTATGAAGGGATTGATGAGCGCATAATCAAAACCGAAATTGATGAAGAATGGTCAATTGGCGATTATGTTCTCAGCGGTGGAGAGTTACCCGCAATGACTCTGATTGATTCAGTATCCCGCTTTATACCGGGCGTTCTGGGTCGTCAGGCTTCAGCAGAAGAAGATTCTTTCGCTGACGGATTGTTGGATTGCCCCCACTATACCCGCCCTGAAGTGCTGGAAGGCATGGAGGTACCGCCGGTTTTACTGTCGGGAAACCACGCTGATATACGTCGCTGGCGCCTGAAACAGTCGCTGGGTCGAACCTGGCTTAGAAGACCTGAACTTCTGGAAAACCTAGCTCTGACTGACGAGCAAGAGGTGTTGCTGAGAGAGTTCCAAAAGGAACATCGGCTCAGTCAACAAAACTATGAAGGGAACGCCAAAGCGTAA
- the rimM gene encoding ribosome maturation factor RimM (Essential for efficient processing of 16S rRNA), whose product MSKQSNPVVPAEPLVLGKMGSTYGIRGWLRVFSSTEDAESIFDYQPWFIQRAGKWQVVELEGWKRHTQDLIIKVKGVDDRDAANLLTNCEIVVDSKQLPPLEDGDYYWKDLFGCQVVTTSGYELGKIIDMMETGSNDVMVVKANLKDAFGLKERLIPFLDGQVIKKVDLATRTVEVDWDPGF is encoded by the coding sequence ATGAGCAAGCAATCCAATCCAGTGGTACCCGCTGAGCCGTTAGTACTCGGCAAAATGGGTTCAACATACGGCATTCGTGGTTGGCTCAGAGTGTTTTCATCCACCGAAGACGCTGAAAGCATCTTCGATTACCAGCCGTGGTTTATCCAGCGTGCCGGTAAGTGGCAAGTTGTCGAGCTGGAAGGCTGGAAACGCCACACTCAGGACCTGATCATCAAAGTCAAAGGCGTTGATGACCGGGATGCAGCGAATCTTCTGACCAATTGCGAAATTGTCGTCGATTCAAAGCAACTGCCTCCACTGGAAGACGGTGACTACTACTGGAAAGACCTTTTTGGTTGCCAGGTAGTGACAACTTCCGGTTACGAACTGGGCAAAATCATCGATATGATGGAAACCGGTTCTAACGATGTGATGGTAGTTAAAGCCAACCTGAAAGATGCCTTCGGACTCAAGGAGCGGTTGATTCCGTTCCTCGATGGGCAGGTTATCAAGAAAGTCGATCTCGCTACTCGCACTGTTGAAGTAGATTGGGATCCTGGTTTTTGA
- the rpsP gene encoding 30S ribosomal protein S16, whose amino-acid sequence MVTIRLARGGAKKRPFYQVVVTDSRNARDGRFIERVGFFNPLASGQAEALRLDLDRVAHWVDLGATVSDRVSALIKDAKKAA is encoded by the coding sequence ATGGTAACAATTCGTTTAGCACGTGGCGGCGCAAAAAAGCGTCCGTTTTATCAAGTAGTAGTGACCGACAGCCGCAACGCTCGTGACGGTCGTTTCATCGAACGCGTAGGTTTCTTCAACCCATTGGCTTCTGGCCAGGCTGAAGCTCTGCGTCTGGACCTGGATCGTGTTGCCCATTGGGTAGATCTGGGTGCAACCGTTTCTGATCGCGTTTCTGCGCTGATCAAAGACGCTAAGAAAGCAGCTTAA
- the ffh gene encoding signal recognition particle protein: protein MFENLSDRLSRTLRNISGRGRLTEENIKETLREVRMALLEADVALPVVRDFINRVKESAVGVEVNKSLTPGQEFVKIVQKELETAMGEANTELNLAAQPPAVVLMAGLQGAGKTTSVGKLAKFLKEKKKKKVLVVSADVYRPAAIKQLETLAQQVEVDFFASDAQEKPVDIVTRALQQAKLKFYDVLIVDTAGRLHVDEAMMDEIKQVHAAINPVETLFVVDAMTGQDAANTAKAFNEALPLTGVILTKIDGDARGGAALSIRHITGKPIKFLGMGEKTDALEPFHPDRIASRILGMGDVLSLIEDIESKVDRAQAEKLASKLKKGDGFDLTDFLEQLKQMRNMGGMASMMSKLPGVGQLPDNVKSQMDDKVLVRMEAIINSMTHKERAKPEIIKGSRKRRIAVGSGMQVQDVNRLLKQFDDMQRMMKKMKNGGMAKMMRGMKGMMPPGFPGR from the coding sequence ATGTTTGAGAATTTAAGCGATCGATTGTCGCGCACACTGCGCAATATCAGCGGCCGCGGGCGGCTGACCGAAGAAAATATTAAAGAAACATTACGTGAAGTGCGTATGGCATTACTGGAAGCGGACGTTGCGCTGCCGGTGGTTCGCGACTTCATCAACCGGGTTAAAGAGAGCGCCGTTGGCGTTGAGGTCAATAAGAGCCTCACACCGGGTCAGGAATTCGTCAAAATTGTCCAGAAAGAGCTGGAAACCGCGATGGGCGAGGCGAACACCGAGCTTAACTTAGCGGCGCAGCCGCCGGCTGTGGTTCTGATGGCGGGTTTACAAGGCGCCGGTAAAACCACCAGCGTCGGTAAACTGGCGAAATTCCTGAAAGAGAAGAAAAAGAAAAAAGTACTGGTGGTGTCTGCCGACGTTTATCGCCCTGCGGCGATCAAACAGCTGGAAACCCTGGCACAACAAGTTGAAGTGGATTTCTTTGCGTCTGATGCGCAGGAAAAGCCGGTTGATATCGTCACCCGCGCCCTGCAGCAGGCCAAACTGAAATTCTACGACGTTCTGATTGTCGATACCGCCGGCCGTTTACACGTCGACGAAGCGATGATGGACGAAATCAAACAGGTTCACGCCGCGATTAATCCGGTTGAAACGCTGTTTGTTGTCGATGCCATGACCGGTCAGGATGCCGCGAATACCGCGAAAGCGTTTAATGAAGCGCTGCCGCTCACCGGTGTTATCCTGACCAAAATCGACGGTGATGCGCGTGGCGGTGCTGCACTGTCGATTCGTCACATCACCGGCAAACCGATCAAATTCCTGGGTATGGGTGAAAAAACCGATGCTCTGGAGCCGTTCCATCCGGATCGTATCGCTTCGCGTATTTTGGGTATGGGCGACGTTCTCTCTCTTATCGAAGACATTGAGAGCAAAGTTGACCGTGCGCAGGCTGAAAAGCTGGCCAGCAAACTCAAGAAAGGCGACGGCTTTGACCTGACCGATTTCCTCGAGCAGCTCAAGCAAATGCGTAATATGGGCGGCATGGCGAGTATGATGAGCAAACTGCCGGGTGTCGGTCAGTTGCCGGATAACGTCAAATCCCAGATGGATGACAAAGTGCTGGTGCGCATGGAAGCGATCATCAACTCGATGACGCACAAAGAGCGCGCCAAGCCAGAAATTATTAAAGGTTCCCGTAAACGCCGCATCGCGGTGGGTTCCGGCATGCAGGTGCAGGACGTCAACCGCTTACTGAAGCAGTTCGACGATATGCAGCGCATGATGAAGAAAATGAAGAATGGCGGCATGGCGAAAATGATGCGTGGCATGAAGGGTATGATGCCACCAGGTTTCCCGGGCCGTTAA
- a CDS encoding cytochrome C assembly family protein, whose translation MSVFALVAMLAYLLSLALIIPSIIRKNSAYRRLALISVVVALVCHAVALQQRIFDVSTGQNLSLVNIGSVVSLIIGTVMTIVASRNRGWFVLPIVYSFSLINLAFVTFLPGEFITHLEESKGLLVHIGLALFSYATLMIAALYALQLAWLDYQLKNKRLTFTADMPPLMSIERKLFHITQIGVILLTLTLCTGLLYLNNLFSPENIDKAVLSILAWFVYIVLLWGHYHEGWRGRRVVWFSMAGAILLTLAYFGSRLIQQIMVH comes from the coding sequence ATGTCAGTTTTTGCTCTCGTCGCCATGTTGGCCTATCTGCTCAGCCTTGCACTGATCATTCCGAGCATCATCCGGAAGAACAGCGCATACCGGCGTTTAGCACTGATTTCTGTTGTGGTAGCGCTTGTCTGCCACGCGGTGGCATTGCAGCAGCGTATTTTCGATGTCAGCACCGGCCAGAATCTCAGCCTGGTGAACATCGGCTCTGTGGTCAGCTTAATCATCGGCACGGTGATGACCATCGTGGCATCACGCAACCGCGGCTGGTTTGTGTTACCGATTGTTTACAGCTTCTCGCTGATCAATCTGGCATTCGTCACCTTTCTTCCGGGCGAATTCATCACGCATCTGGAAGAAAGCAAAGGCTTACTGGTGCACATCGGTCTGGCGCTGTTCTCTTATGCTACGTTGATGATCGCCGCACTTTACGCGTTGCAACTGGCGTGGCTGGATTACCAGCTGAAGAATAAACGCCTGACGTTTACAGCCGACATGCCGCCGCTGATGAGCATCGAGCGTAAGCTGTTTCACATCACCCAGATTGGCGTGATCTTACTGACGCTGACGCTGTGCACCGGATTGCTGTACCTGAACAACCTGTTCAGCCCGGAAAATATCGACAAGGCCGTCTTATCGATACTGGCATGGTTCGTTTATATCGTCCTGTTATGGGGCCATTATCACGAAGGCTGGCGTGGCCGCCGCGTGGTATGGTTCAGCATGGCAGGCGCCATCCTGCTTACTCTTGCCTATTTCGGCAGCCGCCTGATCCAGCAAATCATGGTTCATTAA
- a CDS encoding HlyC/CorC family transporter, whose protein sequence is MEHVSTTTLIITLIIMVVVSAYFSASETGMMTLNRYRLRHLAKQGNRGARRVEKLLKRPDQLISLVLIGNNLVNILASALATIVGIRLYGDAGVAIATGVLTFVVLLFAEVLPKTFAALNPERIAFPSSILLRPLQKIMMPLVWILNSLSRLLMRMCGIKTTTSLSDAVSKEELRTIVNESRSNISRRNQDMLLSVLDLEKVTVDDIMVPRNEIVGIDINDDWKSIIRQLTHSPHGRIVLYRDSLDDAIGMLRLREAYRLMTEKKEFTKENLLRAADEIYYIPEGTPLNIQLVKFQRNKKKVGIVVDEYGDIQGLVTVEDILEEIVGDFTTSMSPTLAEEVTPQSDGSVLIEGSANVRELNKAFNWHLPEDGPRTINGMLLEVLEEIPNIGTSLRIEDYEVEVLDVQDNMIKQVQVRPLQPLKNTVNQH, encoded by the coding sequence TTGGAGCACGTCTCGACAACAACCCTGATCATCACATTGATCATCATGGTGGTGGTTTCGGCTTATTTTTCAGCCTCCGAAACCGGTATGATGACACTCAACCGTTACCGGTTACGTCACCTGGCCAAACAGGGTAACCGCGGGGCACGCCGCGTCGAAAAGCTGTTAAAACGCCCGGACCAGCTGATAAGCCTCGTGCTCATCGGCAACAACCTGGTCAACATCCTTGCTTCCGCTCTGGCAACAATTGTGGGCATTCGTCTTTACGGTGATGCCGGTGTGGCGATTGCCACCGGTGTGCTGACGTTTGTCGTCCTGCTGTTTGCTGAAGTGTTGCCAAAAACATTTGCCGCGCTAAATCCTGAACGCATCGCGTTCCCGAGCAGCATTTTGTTGCGTCCGCTGCAAAAAATCATGATGCCACTGGTGTGGATCCTCAACAGCCTCTCGCGTTTGCTGATGAGAATGTGCGGCATCAAAACCACCACCAGCCTCAGCGATGCGGTGAGTAAAGAAGAGCTGCGAACCATCGTTAACGAATCACGCTCGAACATCTCCCGTCGCAATCAGGACATGCTGCTTTCCGTGCTGGATCTGGAAAAAGTGACAGTGGACGACATCATGGTGCCGCGCAATGAAATCGTCGGTATTGATATCAACGATGACTGGAAGTCGATCATCCGCCAGCTGACGCACTCGCCGCATGGCCGCATCGTGCTTTATCGTGATTCACTCGACGATGCGATTGGTATGCTGCGCCTGCGTGAAGCCTATCGTCTGATGACCGAGAAAAAAGAGTTCACCAAAGAAAACCTGCTGCGTGCCGCCGACGAAATTTATTACATCCCGGAAGGCACGCCGCTGAACATTCAGTTAGTGAAATTCCAGCGCAACAAAAAGAAAGTGGGCATCGTGGTGGATGAATACGGTGATATTCAGGGGCTGGTTACCGTCGAAGATATCCTCGAAGAGATCGTCGGTGACTTCACCACGTCTATGTCACCCACGCTTGCCGAAGAAGTCACGCCGCAAAGCGACGGTTCTGTGTTGATTGAAGGCAGTGCGAACGTCCGTGAGCTGAACAAAGCCTTTAACTGGCATCTCCCGGAAGACGGCCCCCGCACCATCAACGGCATGCTGCTGGAAGTACTGGAAGAAATTCCTAACATCGGTACCAGTTTGCGCATTGAAGACTATGAGGTTGAGGTTCTTGATGTGCAGGACAATATGATCAAACAGGTGCAGGTTCGTCCGTTACAGCCGCTGAAAAACACTGTAAACCAGCACTAA
- the luxS gene encoding S-ribosylhomocysteine lyase — protein sequence MPLLDSFTVDHTRMAAPAVRVAKTMHTPHGDTITVFDLRFCRPNLEVMPERGIHTLEHLFAGFMRNHLNGSGVEIIDISPMGCRTGFYMSLIGVPEEQRVADAWKAAMADVLKVKEQRQIPELNEYQCGTFEMHSLKEAQEIAQHILDHDVVVNHNDELALPKEKLSELHI from the coding sequence ATGCCACTGTTGGATAGCTTTACCGTAGACCATACCCGTATGGCAGCACCTGCTGTTCGCGTCGCAAAAACCATGCATACCCCGCACGGCGATACCATTACTGTGTTCGATCTGCGCTTCTGCCGCCCGAACCTTGAAGTGATGCCAGAGCGTGGTATTCATACTCTTGAGCACCTGTTTGCAGGGTTCATGCGTAACCACCTGAACGGTAGCGGTGTTGAGATCATCGATATTTCTCCGATGGGTTGCCGCACAGGTTTCTACATGAGCCTGATCGGTGTGCCAGAAGAGCAACGCGTGGCGGATGCCTGGAAAGCGGCGATGGCGGATGTTCTGAAGGTAAAAGAACAGCGTCAGATCCCTGAGCTGAATGAATATCAGTGCGGTACTTTCGAGATGCATTCCCTGAAAGAAGCACAGGAAATCGCGCAGCACATTCTCGACCATGACGTTGTGGTAAACCATAACGACGAACTGGCTCTGCCGAAAGAAAAACTGTCCGAGCTGCACATCTAG